In the Oryza glaberrima chromosome 6, OglaRS2, whole genome shotgun sequence genome, one interval contains:
- the LOC127777625 gene encoding probable protein phosphatase 2C 54 translates to MCVEESEGAERLDFGEPAAAAADAGKSKSKSPDELPSPRMERVCENTTAADFKQNKSGNFVPNIRSGDWSDIGGRQYMEDTHVCIADLAKNFGYQSVDNEAISFYGVFDGHGGKDAAHFVRDNLPRIIVEDADFPLELEKVVRRSFVHADNQFAKTTLSSGTTALTAMIFGRTLLIANAGDCRAVLSRCGTAIEMSVDHRPCSLSEKLRVESLGGYVDDGYLNGLLGVTRALGDWHLEGMKEAGNPGGPLSAEPELKMITLTKDDEFLIIGSDGIWDVFSNQNVVDFARRRLQEHNDVKSCCREIVEEAIKRGATDNLTAVLVSFHLEAPPQIRVSRPGRVARSISAEGLNSLRTLLRNQ, encoded by the exons ATGTGCGTGGAGGAGTCGGAGGGCGCGGAGAGGCTGGATTTtggggagcccgccgccgccgccgccgacgccgggaagagcaagagcaagagccCCGACGAACTCCCCTCGCCTCGG ATGGAAAGAGTTTGTGAGAACACTACAGCTGCTGATTTCAAGCAAAATAAGTCTGGTAATTTTGTCCCAAATATTCGATCTGGGGATTGGTCGGATATTGGAGGTCGTCAATACATGGAAGATACCCATGTGTGTATTGCTGACCTAGCTAAGAACTTTGGTTATCAATCGGTGGATAATGAAGCTATTTCCTTTTATGGG GTCTTTGATGGGCATGGTGGAAAAGATGCTGCCCATTTTGTTCGTGATAATTTACCAAGGATCATTGTGGAAGATGCTGATTTTCCTCTTGAGCTTGAGAAAGTAGTAAGAAGATCCTTTGTTCATGCAGATAATCAGTTTGCAAAGACAACACTGTCTTCTGGCACAACAGCACTTACAGCAATGATTTTCGGAAG GACTCTTCTGATTGCAAATGCTGGAGATTGTAGGGCGGTTCTTTCACGGTGCGGCACTGCAATTGAAATGTCAGTGGACCACAGGCCTTGCAGCCTCAGTGAAAAACTGCGTGTAGAATCACTTGGTGGCTATGTCGACGATGGTTACCTCAACGGTTTGTTAGGAGTCACTAGAGCACTCGGTGACTGGCATCTTGAGGGCATGAAAGAAGCTGGCAATCCAGGAGGTCCACTTAGTGCTGAACCAGAGCTAAAGATGATCACACTGACAAAGGACGACGAGTTCTTGATAATTGGCAGCGACGGGATCTGGGACGTCTTCTCAAACCAAAACGTGGTGGACTTTGCACGGAGGCGCCTCCAAGAACACAACGATGTGAAGTCCTGCTGCAGGGAGATCGTTGAGGAGGCAATAAAGCGAGGCGCCACCGACAACTTAACCGCGGTGTTGGTCTCCTTCCACCTGGAGGCTCCTCCCCAGATCAGAGTGAGCCGACCCGGTAGGGTGGCGCGCAGCATTTCGGCTGAGGGGCTGAACAGCTTGAGGACACTCCTGAGAAACCAATGA